Proteins encoded together in one Luteimonas fraxinea window:
- a CDS encoding nuclear transport factor 2 family protein: MSNQHKSSLRQANAAIARGDIDGFLAYCTDDIQWTTVGESTLDGKDAVREWMTDAYVEPPVFTVDHLIAEEDFVIALGSITVKAADGTETRYAYSDAWRFHDGKMAELRAFVI; encoded by the coding sequence ATGTCCAACCAGCACAAGAGTTCTCTGCGGCAGGCCAACGCGGCCATCGCGCGCGGCGACATCGACGGATTTCTGGCGTACTGCACCGACGACATCCAGTGGACGACCGTTGGCGAATCGACGCTCGACGGCAAGGATGCTGTGCGCGAGTGGATGACGGACGCCTATGTCGAGCCGCCGGTGTTCACCGTCGACCACCTCATCGCCGAAGAAGACTTCGTGATCGCGCTGGGCAGCATCACCGTCAAGGCGGCAGACGGCACCGAGACGCGCTATGCCTACTCGGATGCGTGGCGGTTCCACGACGGCAAGATGGCGGAACTGCGAGCCTTCGTGATCTGA